One window of the bacterium genome contains the following:
- a CDS encoding pyridoxal phosphate-dependent aminotransferase: MSLSTLARAIAPSPTLALNEEARILREKGEAVIHLGAGEPKNKAPIAAILASAAKLTAGDIKYTPTEGTPSLRKAIIRYTEENYDRVPAPENVIVSSGAKQALYNLLYTILNPQDEVIVLAPYWVSYPEMIKMLYGVPVIVTPEDGSFYPRMEDIKKVVTSYTKAIIVNSPNNPSGAIYSEKFTQELVEFCEEKGIFYISDDIYHKLVFSGKKWANPYQYTTKDLENTHIVSINGVSKLYGMTGFRIGWTVAPRKMVEIMINVQGQTTTTASLVQQAAAEGALLGVQSVTESLRMMLENNRNVMVNELKAFRGVHLSAPDGTYYCLPDFSAWQPDSLKLCKMLLDKARVVTVPGKEFGMEGHLRLSYCGSVKDIKEGIERIKWVLDPQSPNEIFIGDRKMVRDWL; the protein is encoded by the coding sequence ATGAGCTTAAGCACACTTGCCCGGGCTATTGCCCCGTCTCCCACGCTGGCGCTGAACGAAGAAGCGCGCATCCTGCGGGAGAAGGGCGAGGCCGTCATTCATCTGGGCGCGGGAGAACCCAAAAACAAAGCCCCCATCGCTGCCATTTTGGCCAGTGCGGCCAAACTCACGGCCGGCGATATTAAGTACACTCCCACCGAAGGCACTCCTTCCCTCCGTAAAGCCATTATCCGCTACACGGAAGAGAACTATGACCGGGTGCCGGCTCCTGAGAACGTCATCGTCTCCTCGGGCGCCAAGCAGGCCTTGTACAACCTGCTGTATACCATCCTCAATCCGCAGGATGAAGTCATCGTCCTCGCCCCTTACTGGGTGAGCTATCCGGAAATGATCAAGATGCTCTACGGCGTCCCCGTCATCGTCACCCCGGAAGACGGCAGCTTCTATCCCCGCATGGAGGACATCAAGAAGGTCGTCACCTCCTACACCAAGGCCATCATCGTCAACAGCCCGAACAATCCCTCGGGCGCGATCTACTCCGAGAAATTCACTCAGGAGTTGGTGGAGTTCTGTGAGGAGAAGGGGATCTTCTATATTTCGGACGACATCTACCACAAGCTGGTTTTTTCCGGAAAGAAGTGGGCGAACCCCTACCAGTATACGACCAAGGATCTGGAGAACACCCACATCGTGTCGATCAACGGTGTCTCCAAGCTCTACGGCATGACCGGCTTCCGCATCGGCTGGACGGTTGCGCCGCGCAAGATGGTCGAGATCATGATCAATGTGCAGGGGCAGACGACCACCACGGCGTCCCTTGTGCAGCAGGCGGCGGCGGAAGGTGCACTCCTCGGCGTGCAGTCGGTGACCGAGAGCCTGCGCATGATGCTCGAGAACAACCGCAATGTGATGGTCAATGAGTTGAAGGCGTTCCGCGGCGTGCATCTCAGCGCTCCCGATGGAACCTATTACTGTCTGCCCGATTTTTCCGCCTGGCAGCCCGACTCGCTGAAACTCTGCAAGATGCTGCTCGACAAGGCGCGCGTCGTCACGGTTCCCGGCAAGGAGTTCGGCATGGAAGGCCATTTGCGCCTGTCTTACTGCGGCTCGGTGAAGGACATCAAGGAAGGCATCGAACGCATCAAGTGGGTGCTCGACCCGCAATCGCCCAATGAAATCTTCATCGGCGACCGCAAGATGGTGAGGGACTGGTTATGA
- a CDS encoding pyridoxal phosphate-dependent aminotransferase, producing MLHPPATRTKKITPALTLETVARAAALKAEGKPVLSLSVGEPDFDTPPRIRVAGKFAIDHGITRYTEGRGTLALRKAISAKLARDQKLEYTPEQILCSNGGKHVITNFMLACINPGDEVILPAPYFLAYPELIKLADGIPVIIPTEPKDRYLMSPAQLEKAITPRTKMIVLITPSNPGSTAYSMEELMALAPVMLKSNAWILSDEVYEHLLYDGREQASPAHIPELYDRTLYVSSLSKTYAMTGWRLGYGCGPKDIVAAAAKLQSQMTSSPSAIAQHAAIEAVSNDQTDREEMRRVFEKRRDLLFSLIEKWPHVECPKPEGAFYVFPRIDGVWRAANKPYPGSLSVARQLLEEEYVATMAGAVFGDDRAIRLSFATSEEAIKEACGRIERFLNRV from the coding sequence ATGCTTCACCCGCCTGCAACCCGTACCAAGAAAATCACCCCCGCCCTAACCCTCGAAACCGTCGCCCGTGCCGCCGCCCTCAAAGCAGAAGGCAAGCCTGTGCTCTCCCTGTCGGTTGGCGAGCCGGATTTCGATACCCCGCCGCGCATCCGCGTGGCCGGAAAATTTGCTATAGATCACGGCATCACCCGTTACACCGAAGGGCGCGGAACGCTGGCGCTGCGCAAGGCCATTTCCGCCAAGCTGGCCCGCGACCAGAAGCTGGAGTACACGCCCGAGCAGATCCTCTGCTCCAACGGCGGCAAGCATGTCATCACCAATTTCATGCTGGCCTGCATCAATCCCGGTGATGAGGTGATATTGCCCGCGCCGTATTTTCTGGCCTACCCCGAACTGATTAAGCTGGCTGATGGCATTCCCGTGATCATCCCCACCGAGCCTAAAGACCGCTATCTGATGTCCCCCGCGCAGCTTGAAAAAGCCATTACGCCGCGCACCAAGATGATCGTGCTGATCACGCCATCCAATCCCGGCTCCACGGCCTACTCGATGGAAGAATTGATGGCCCTGGCCCCGGTGATGCTCAAATCCAATGCTTGGATTTTGTCCGATGAGGTCTATGAGCATCTGCTGTATGATGGCCGCGAGCAGGCTTCCCCGGCGCACATTCCCGAACTCTATGACCGCACGCTGTATGTCAGCAGCCTGTCCAAGACCTATGCCATGACCGGCTGGCGGCTGGGCTATGGCTGCGGGCCGAAGGACATCGTGGCGGCGGCGGCCAAGCTGCAATCGCAGATGACGTCTTCTCCCAGCGCCATTGCCCAGCATGCGGCCATCGAGGCCGTCTCCAACGACCAGACCGACCGCGAGGAGATGCGCCGGGTCTTCGAGAAACGCCGCGATCTGCTGTTCTCGCTGATCGAGAAATGGCCGCACGTGGAATGCCCCAAGCCCGAAGGCGCGTTCTATGTCTTCCCCCGCATCGACGGCGTCTGGCGCGCCGCCAATAAACCCTATCCCGGCTCCCTGTCCGTCGCCCGGCAACTGCTCGAGGAAGAATACGTCGCCACCATGGCCGGCGCGGTTTTCGGTGACGACCGCGCCATCCGGCTTTCCTTTGCGACTTCGGAAGAGGCCATCAAGGAAGCCTGCGGGAGGATTGAGAGGTTTTTGAATCGGGTATAA
- a CDS encoding GNAT family N-acetyltransferase — protein sequence MPISIAITEAQIRRAFPVMQQLRPHLDEEGFVQQVMRQQERFGYVLAVNESEGIVRAVAGFRIGEFLAWGKILYVDDLVADEAVQGGGYANQLFDWLVDFARRQNCQQLHLDSGANPGRYRAHRFYHMKGMNITSHHFALDLTQQRKP from the coding sequence ATGCCCATCTCCATCGCCATCACCGAAGCACAGATCCGCCGCGCCTTTCCCGTGATGCAGCAATTGCGCCCGCACCTCGATGAGGAAGGCTTCGTTCAGCAGGTCATGCGGCAGCAGGAGCGGTTCGGATATGTGCTGGCAGTTAATGAGAGCGAAGGCATTGTGCGCGCCGTGGCCGGATTCCGTATCGGAGAATTCCTGGCATGGGGGAAGATTCTGTATGTGGATGATCTGGTTGCCGATGAAGCAGTGCAGGGTGGGGGATATGCCAATCAACTGTTCGACTGGCTGGTGGACTTTGCCCGTCGGCAAAACTGCCAGCAGCTTCACCTCGATTCCGGAGCCAATCCGGGCCGCTACCGCGCCCACCGCTTTTACCACATGAAGGGCATGAACATCACCAGTCATCACTTTGCGCTGGATCTGACTCAGCAACGGAAGCCGTGA
- a CDS encoding cupin domain-containing protein — protein sequence MTESCTQDNRQIRLMEVTPDFVEADWCIKGHIGMVLEGTLELTFPERTYTYQPGEAYLIPVCESHRHKARALSPVVRIVMVEDV from the coding sequence GTGACAGAAAGTTGTACGCAGGATAACAGGCAGATCCGCCTCATGGAGGTCACACCGGACTTTGTTGAGGCGGATTGGTGTATTAAGGGTCACATCGGCATGGTGCTGGAAGGCACTCTGGAACTGACATTCCCCGAAAGGACGTATACCTATCAACCGGGTGAAGCCTATCTGATTCCCGTCTGCGAATCCCACCGGCACAAAGCCCGGGCGCTTTCGCCGGTGGTGCGGATCGTGATGGTGGAGGACGTCTGA
- a CDS encoding FlgD immunoglobulin-like domain containing protein codes for MHGKSYLLIILVSLLALTICGARAQDNFNIQPVVQYHSNWHDAVSDVALTNGYEFVLCGGDGLRILREYDTDAPVVAATMSSEDIYQARRIVASGNYLYLAGNDMYGVYVIDVSDPAQPHEVASLPIYGSKYSFRIVDHYLLVCTSLSGLHIVDISQPTEPQIIWQQEADAWALDADMVGDRLYVVSNGVLVYDISNLSAPQWLDSMNFYLGDGHIVGIRVKDDHAYLACGEAGFRVLDLTERQLVAHIDSLSYAFNLELRGNLVYLHYGPIDCPLAAIDVSDPVAPQVLSIYSPPTDIVGFVLDGDNAYVADGWYGLRTADISDPANLHETRSFNPIGNFKDVIYSAGLAYARSEVRVQVFDVANFQQPVERGYVELPSEWCNFLVSGNAGFTLSPETESMRVYDFSDPVHPICVDTVACAGARAAVYEHYLYALEGGGLRIYDIADPRAVQEVGFYGHVMCNALITTGDHYAFVETGYSAQYSMLVLDLTDPAAPVLANTYSMSQASRALTTSPGYLFELEDAMLKIFAISQMDTWQPVSAVSLPSGMGDNFRAISVAGNHVLLTTNGSGLLAYDIADPATPLLTGYYGTPGSANGVAANGNFVLVAGMSNLGIYDCSGAFLSGGSGTAAVLPHDVALLPNYPNPFNMTTQVPFDLPAQSRVTLRVYDVLGRTVATLADGNYAAGSHVIAWQGITAAGLPAASGQYFVRLETANKVQTRPITLLK; via the coding sequence ATGCACGGGAAGTCTTATCTACTCATCATTCTGGTCTCCTTGCTTGCCTTAACTATCTGCGGAGCAAGGGCGCAGGACAACTTCAACATTCAACCGGTTGTCCAGTATCATTCCAATTGGCACGACGCGGTAAGCGACGTTGCCCTGACCAACGGCTACGAATTTGTTTTGTGCGGCGGCGATGGCCTGCGCATTCTCCGTGAATATGACACGGATGCGCCGGTGGTCGCCGCAACCATGTCCAGCGAGGACATTTATCAGGCGCGCCGAATTGTCGCGTCCGGAAATTATCTCTACCTCGCCGGAAACGACATGTACGGCGTCTATGTAATAGATGTGTCCGACCCGGCTCAGCCGCATGAGGTCGCATCCCTGCCCATTTACGGATCGAAGTACTCGTTCCGCATTGTGGACCACTATCTGCTGGTCTGCACCAGTCTGTCCGGTCTGCACATCGTGGATATCAGCCAACCGACGGAGCCGCAGATCATCTGGCAGCAGGAGGCGGATGCATGGGCCCTCGATGCCGATATGGTCGGAGATCGCCTGTATGTCGTCTCCAACGGAGTTCTGGTGTACGACATCAGCAATCTTTCCGCTCCGCAGTGGCTCGACTCTATGAACTTCTATCTGGGAGACGGCCACATCGTCGGCATCCGCGTCAAAGATGATCACGCCTATCTGGCCTGCGGAGAAGCCGGATTCCGCGTGCTGGATCTGACCGAACGGCAACTTGTCGCCCACATCGATTCACTGAGCTACGCATTCAATCTTGAACTGCGCGGCAATCTGGTCTACCTGCATTACGGACCGATTGACTGTCCGCTCGCGGCCATTGATGTGTCTGACCCGGTCGCGCCACAGGTGCTCAGCATCTACAGCCCGCCGACCGACATCGTCGGTTTTGTGCTTGACGGTGACAATGCCTATGTTGCCGATGGCTGGTATGGCCTGCGCACGGCGGACATCTCCGATCCGGCAAACCTGCATGAAACCAGGAGCTTCAATCCTATCGGCAATTTCAAGGACGTCATCTATTCCGCAGGCCTGGCGTATGCCCGTTCGGAAGTGCGGGTTCAGGTCTTCGACGTTGCCAATTTCCAGCAGCCGGTGGAGCGGGGCTATGTCGAATTGCCGAGCGAGTGGTGCAATTTCCTCGTCAGCGGCAACGCCGGTTTCACGCTGAGCCCCGAGACTGAAAGCATGCGCGTGTATGACTTCTCGGATCCGGTTCATCCCATCTGCGTGGACACCGTTGCGTGCGCGGGGGCTCGAGCGGCGGTCTATGAGCATTACCTCTATGCCCTGGAAGGCGGCGGTCTGCGGATTTATGACATTGCCGATCCCCGCGCGGTGCAGGAGGTGGGCTTCTACGGCCATGTCATGTGCAACGCGCTGATTACGACCGGAGACCATTATGCATTTGTCGAGACCGGTTACAGCGCTCAATACTCGATGTTGGTGCTGGATCTTACGGATCCTGCCGCGCCGGTGCTGGCGAACACTTACTCCATGTCGCAAGCCAGCCGCGCCTTGACGACCAGCCCCGGCTATCTCTTCGAGCTGGAGGATGCCATGCTGAAGATCTTCGCCATTTCCCAGATGGACACGTGGCAGCCGGTATCCGCCGTTTCGCTCCCCAGCGGGATGGGCGATAATTTCCGCGCGATCTCCGTGGCCGGAAATCATGTCTTGCTGACGACGAATGGGAGCGGACTGCTGGCCTATGACATCGCCGATCCCGCCACTCCGCTGCTTACCGGTTACTATGGCACTCCCGGCTCGGCCAACGGCGTGGCCGCCAACGGGAATTTCGTCCTCGTTGCCGGCATGAGCAATCTCGGTATCTATGACTGCTCCGGCGCCTTCCTGTCCGGAGGTTCGGGAACCGCCGCCGTTCTCCCGCATGATGTTGCTTTGCTGCCCAACTACCCGAATCCCTTCAACATGACCACGCAGGTTCCCTTCGATTTGCCCGCACAGAGCCGCGTCACACTGCGGGTTTATGATGTGCTGGGCCGGACGGTAGCCACACTGGCCGACGGAAACTACGCCGCGGGCAGCCATGTCATTGCCTGGCAAGGCATCACCGCTGCGGGTCTGCCCGCCGCCTCCGGGCAGTATTTCGTCCGTCTGGAGACTGCCAACAAGGTCCAGACCCGGCCCATTACACTGCTGAAGTAA
- a CDS encoding transposase has product MSDYKPFPKRKRTRLQGYDYALPGMYSITICTWNRTEIFGSILNGKVTLSAAGLIARMCLQELPHHYPNLRLDEFVIMPDHVHMILILDSRGPVLDRPLPDDPAESPTPASVSEIVRAFKSFASRRMHEMNLLLDQPVWQRGMNDRIIRDQAELLAKRDYIRINPLRKADN; this is encoded by the coding sequence ATGAGCGATTACAAGCCTTTTCCCAAACGCAAGCGCACTCGGCTGCAAGGCTACGATTACGCCTTGCCCGGAATGTACTCCATCACGATATGCACATGGAACCGAACGGAGATATTCGGGTCGATTCTGAACGGAAAGGTGACGTTGAGCGCTGCAGGGCTCATTGCGCGAATGTGCTTGCAGGAACTGCCACACCATTATCCGAATCTCAGGTTGGATGAATTTGTGATCATGCCGGATCATGTTCACATGATTCTCATTCTTGATTCGCGCGGGCCGGTCTTAGACCGGCCCCTACCAGATGACCCTGCCGAATCGCCGACGCCCGCCTCGGTGTCCGAAATCGTGCGAGCCTTCAAATCGTTTGCGTCACGGCGAATGCACGAGATGAACCTGCTTCTCGATCAGCCGGTATGGCAGCGTGGCATGAATGATCGCATCATCCGCGATCAGGCAGAATTGCTGGCAAAACGCGACTACATACGAATTAACCCCTTGCGCAAAGCCGATAATTAA
- a CDS encoding cation:proton antiporter: protein MHENIPMLADLLVILVAALLILFLSRRFSLPPIAGFVLTGILIGPSGLSLVHAAQVHTAAQIGVILLLFSIGMEVSLSRLVKTSWRMYALAAGQIAGTVLIGFAAGRLLGLSSAAALVAGFAISTSSSAIVLKGLSDSGELESQLGRIVVTICLVQDFSLVPMLVVLRLLGGAVGGAEMALIVGKVMVLGVVLYLAARYLLPATMHRLLATNVPEVVLLFTVLVLLGTAWLTALAGLSLAIGAFAAGVILSETEYYPQIHAEVAPFGTLFSSLFFVSVGMLLDIRFVVAHPLSVLALSVGIFAVKTLVVVILAVPLKLSPRIALQGGLYIAQIGELAFLLLATAMASSLLSDDAYQYLIAATGLTLTATPLIMQWAPRFVWRGASKNADMAEQTEEGVKRPDTAVLIVGYGVNGRNVSRVLLAAGIHYEILESNAVMVRAARAEGELIHYGDVTRTEVLRQIRLVEFDGVVLAISDPAATRRAVALIRELNPDCYLIVRTRSIADVEELEKIGADVVVPQDFETSLRIFSDLLLHYRVPPRIIAAQIELVRGEHYSVMRVRTNTPVMEHVRELLLMRLVEAVPILTGSRVIGRRLGDLALAGSNTPVILSVLRNGAPADPPFEELLLEAGDLVVLYGAHEDLDLAVERLRG from the coding sequence ATGCATGAAAACATCCCGATGCTGGCAGACCTGCTGGTGATTCTGGTGGCGGCGCTGCTGATTCTGTTTCTGTCGCGCCGTTTCTCGTTGCCGCCCATTGCAGGTTTCGTGCTGACCGGAATTCTGATTGGCCCTTCCGGACTTAGTTTGGTGCATGCGGCGCAGGTACACACCGCCGCGCAGATTGGTGTGATCCTGCTGCTCTTCAGCATCGGCATGGAGGTCTCCCTCTCGCGGCTGGTCAAAACCTCATGGCGAATGTACGCCCTCGCCGCGGGACAGATTGCGGGCACCGTGCTCATCGGCTTTGCGGCAGGACGGCTGCTTGGACTCTCCAGCGCCGCGGCACTTGTGGCAGGCTTCGCCATCTCCACATCCTCTTCAGCCATCGTGCTCAAAGGTCTCTCCGACAGTGGGGAGTTGGAAAGCCAACTTGGCCGAATCGTGGTGACCATCTGCCTTGTGCAGGACTTCAGCCTTGTGCCCATGCTCGTCGTGTTGCGGTTGCTGGGCGGCGCGGTGGGTGGGGCGGAGATGGCGTTGATCGTCGGGAAGGTGATGGTCCTGGGGGTTGTGCTTTACCTCGCAGCGCGCTACCTGCTGCCCGCCACCATGCATCGCCTGCTGGCGACCAATGTCCCGGAAGTGGTGCTGCTTTTCACCGTGCTGGTCTTGCTGGGGACCGCGTGGCTGACCGCGCTGGCGGGATTGTCGCTGGCCATCGGCGCGTTTGCCGCCGGAGTGATTCTCTCCGAAACGGAATACTATCCTCAAATCCACGCCGAAGTCGCACCCTTCGGAACGCTCTTTTCCAGCCTGTTCTTCGTCTCGGTCGGCATGCTGCTGGATATTCGGTTTGTGGTGGCGCATCCCTTGTCGGTGCTGGCCCTGTCGGTGGGGATTTTTGCTGTCAAGACACTGGTGGTGGTGATTCTCGCCGTTCCGCTGAAGCTCTCGCCGCGCATCGCGTTGCAAGGCGGACTTTACATTGCCCAGATCGGAGAACTGGCCTTCCTGCTGCTGGCCACTGCCATGGCATCGAGTCTGCTCTCCGATGACGCCTACCAGTATCTGATTGCGGCGACAGGTCTGACCCTGACGGCCACACCGCTTATCATGCAGTGGGCGCCGCGTTTCGTCTGGCGGGGAGCCTCGAAGAATGCGGACATGGCCGAACAGACCGAAGAGGGCGTGAAACGGCCCGATACCGCCGTGCTGATTGTCGGCTACGGCGTCAATGGCCGCAATGTGTCCCGTGTCCTGCTCGCCGCCGGTATTCATTATGAGATCCTCGAATCCAATGCCGTCATGGTGCGCGCCGCACGAGCGGAAGGGGAACTGATCCACTACGGTGACGTCACTCGCACCGAAGTGCTGCGCCAAATCAGGCTGGTTGAATTCGACGGCGTGGTGCTGGCGATCTCCGATCCGGCAGCCACACGCCGCGCCGTGGCTCTGATCCGGGAACTCAACCCGGACTGTTACCTGATCGTCCGTACGCGCTCCATTGCCGATGTAGAAGAGCTTGAGAAGATCGGCGCTGACGTGGTGGTGCCGCAGGACTTCGAAACGTCGCTCCGCATCTTCTCCGATCTGCTGCTCCATTACCGCGTACCGCCTCGTATTATCGCCGCGCAGATCGAACTGGTGCGCGGCGAGCACTACAGTGTGATGCGCGTGCGGACAAATACTCCGGTGATGGAGCATGTCCGCGAGTTGCTGCTGATGCGCCTGGTGGAGGCGGTGCCGATTCTCACCGGCTCCCGCGTCATCGGACGGCGGCTGGGAGATCTGGCGCTGGCCGGTAGCAACACGCCCGTCATCCTGAGCGTTCTGCGGAATGGTGCGCCGGCGGATCCGCCTTTCGAGGAGTTGCTGCTTGAAGCCGGTGATCTGGTCGTGCTGTATGGCGCCCATGAAGATTTGGATCTGGCTGTAGAAAGATTGCGAGGGTAA